A genomic window from Leptolyngbya sp. BL0902 includes:
- a CDS encoding photosystem II protein Y: MDWRVVVVLLPIVIAGSWAVFNIGRAALGQLQAFLNREA; this comes from the coding sequence ATGGATTGGCGGGTTGTTGTTGTGTTACTTCCCATCGTGATTGCCGGGAGCTGGGCTGTGTTTAACATTGGCCGGGCTGCTCTGGGCCAACTGCAAGCCTTCCTGAATCGGGAAGCCTAA
- a CDS encoding GTPase family protein yields the protein MLPDLPTPNPDAVDPSSTIPQEAAADLPTASHAAKPRWETVAKGMKALPEKAWQGAATNLGRLRPGRQLTRWFAVDDNQVAEILAAVREQLPTTEALLIGKPQAGKSSIVRGLTGVSADIVGQGFKPHTQHTERYAYPSEDLPLLIFTDTVGLGDLGQSTEAIVAELVADLEANPSQARILILTVKITDFAIDSLRQITQELRRRFPTIPCLLVVTSTHEVYPAEMADHPAYPPALEAVQRPFTALQESFGDIVDRAVLIDFTLEEDGFTPVFYGLEALRDALADLLPAAEAQALYQLLDEQTEASRQLGSLYKDVGRHYISAFAVMAAALAVVPIPFATMPVLTALQVSMIGVLGQVYGQTLKPAQAGGLASAIAGGFFAQMVGRELIKFVPGLGSVVAASWAGAYTWALGEGACVYFGDLMGGKKPDPRRIQTAMAEAFDAAKERFKDSHHNKQDEHPQG from the coding sequence ATGCTTCCCGATTTGCCCACCCCCAACCCGGATGCTGTTGATCCGTCGAGCACTATTCCGCAGGAGGCGGCAGCAGACCTCCCTACGGCCAGCCATGCCGCCAAGCCGCGATGGGAAACGGTGGCCAAGGGTATGAAGGCGTTGCCCGAAAAGGCGTGGCAAGGCGCGGCGACCAACCTGGGGCGGCTGCGGCCTGGGCGACAGCTAACCCGCTGGTTTGCGGTAGATGACAACCAGGTGGCGGAAATTTTGGCGGCGGTGCGAGAACAACTGCCCACCACCGAAGCCCTGCTGATTGGCAAACCCCAGGCGGGCAAAAGCTCCATCGTGCGGGGGCTGACCGGGGTTTCGGCGGATATTGTGGGCCAGGGCTTCAAGCCCCACACCCAGCACACCGAGCGCTACGCCTATCCTTCGGAAGACCTGCCCCTGCTGATTTTTACCGACACCGTGGGCCTCGGCGACCTGGGCCAAAGCACCGAGGCCATTGTGGCAGAGTTGGTCGCAGACTTAGAAGCGAACCCCAGTCAGGCCCGAATTTTGATCCTGACTGTCAAAATCACCGACTTTGCCATTGATTCCCTGCGCCAGATAACCCAGGAATTGCGCCGTCGGTTTCCCACCATTCCCTGCCTGTTGGTGGTGACATCCACCCACGAGGTCTACCCCGCCGAGATGGCCGACCATCCCGCCTATCCCCCAGCTTTAGAGGCCGTTCAGCGCCCCTTTACTGCCCTTCAGGAGAGCTTTGGGGACATTGTGGATCGGGCTGTGCTGATCGATTTCACCCTCGAAGAAGACGGCTTTACCCCGGTGTTCTACGGCCTAGAAGCCCTACGCGATGCCCTGGCCGACCTCCTACCTGCCGCCGAAGCCCAAGCGCTTTACCAACTGCTGGATGAACAAACCGAAGCCTCCCGCCAACTGGGCAGCCTCTATAAAGATGTCGGGCGGCACTACATTTCAGCCTTTGCGGTAATGGCGGCGGCCTTGGCGGTGGTGCCCATCCCCTTTGCCACCATGCCCGTGCTCACGGCCTTGCAGGTGTCGATGATTGGGGTGCTGGGCCAGGTCTATGGTCAAACCCTGAAACCCGCCCAGGCCGGAGGATTAGCCAGCGCCATTGCCGGGGGCTTTTTTGCCCAAATGGTGGGGCGAGAGTTGATCAAGTTCGTCCCTGGGTTGGGCAGCGTGGTGGCGGCGTCCTGGGCCGGAGCCTATACCTGGGCCTTGGGCGAAGGAGCCTGCGTGTATTTTGGCGACCTGATGGGTGGCAAAAAGCCCGATCCCAGACGCATCCAAACCGCCATGGCCGAAGCCTTTGACGCCGCCAAGGAACGCTTTAAGGACAGCCACCACAATAAACAGGACGAACATCCCCAGGGCTAG
- the dcd gene encoding dCTP deaminase produces MIKNDAWISTMAQEGMIQPFQPSLVRHVEREGLPGQHPVISYGLSSYGYDIRLSPAEFRIFRHIPGTVVDPKNFSPANLEPTELKSDDQGDYFILPAHSYGLGVALERIAVPDNISVICIGKSTYARCGIIANLTPAEAGWRGHLTLEFSNSSSADCRMYAGEGVVQLIFFEGEPCQVSYETRRGKYQDQDERVTLAKV; encoded by the coding sequence ATGATTAAAAACGACGCCTGGATTAGCACAATGGCCCAGGAGGGGATGATTCAGCCCTTCCAGCCCAGCTTGGTGCGCCACGTTGAACGGGAAGGCTTGCCAGGACAGCACCCCGTCATTAGCTACGGCCTGTCCTCCTACGGCTACGATATCCGCCTATCTCCGGCAGAATTTCGCATTTTTCGCCACATTCCCGGCACCGTGGTCGATCCCAAAAACTTTAGCCCCGCCAATCTAGAGCCGACGGAACTGAAATCCGACGATCAGGGCGATTACTTCATCCTGCCCGCTCACTCCTACGGGTTGGGCGTTGCCTTAGAAAGAATCGCCGTTCCCGACAACATCAGCGTGATCTGTATCGGTAAATCTACGTATGCTCGTTGCGGTATCATTGCGAACCTTACTCCCGCCGAAGCGGGTTGGCGTGGGCATCTCACCCTAGAATTTTCTAATTCCTCCAGTGCCGACTGCCGGATGTATGCGGGCGAGGGCGTGGTACAGCTCATCTTTTTTGAGGGCGAACCCTGCCAGGTCAGCTACGAAACTCGGCGCGGCAAATACCAAGACCAAGACGAGCGGGTCACGCTAGCGAAGGTCTAG